Proteins encoded within one genomic window of Paraglaciecola psychrophila 170:
- the greA gene encoding transcription elongation factor GreA has protein sequence MTLYPMTAKGADLLREELKYLKSVKRPQIVKSIAEAREHGDLKENAEYHAAREQQSFCEGRLQDIEGKLSNIQIIDVTKMTNNGKVIFGTTVTIINLKTDEEITYQIVGQDEADIKNNLISVGSPIARGLIGKSLDDIVNIQTPKGTVEFEIIAVEYI, from the coding sequence ATGACCCTATATCCAATGACAGCGAAAGGAGCAGACTTGCTCCGTGAAGAGTTGAAATATTTAAAATCAGTAAAGAGACCTCAAATTGTTAAATCTATTGCTGAAGCAAGAGAGCATGGCGATTTAAAAGAAAATGCTGAATATCACGCAGCCCGTGAGCAGCAGAGTTTTTGTGAAGGACGATTGCAAGATATTGAAGGTAAGTTGTCTAATATACAGATTATAGATGTCACTAAAATGACTAATAATGGCAAGGTTATATTTGGTACCACAGTCACCATCATCAATTTGAAAACTGATGAAGAAATCACTTACCAAATTGTGGGGCAGGATGAAGCTGATATTAAGAATAACTTGATTTCAGTTGGTTCTCCTATCGCTCGCGGTTTGATTGGTAAATCATTAGACGACATTGTCAATATTCAAACACCTAAGGGTACGGTTGAGTTTGAGATAATTGCAGTGGAATATATTTAG